One genomic region from Acidimicrobiales bacterium encodes:
- a CDS encoding Lrp/AsnC family transcriptional regulator → MTRDAARPSVALDAADRAIIEQLQQDGRRPYTHIAKAVGLSEAAVRQRVQRLLDAEVMQIVAVTDPLALGKARMAMIGVRVEGDVRSVADAVAAYDGVEYVVYTAGSFDLLVEVLVKDDAALLELLSDGLRMIPGVRTTETLIYLRIAKQTYTWGTP, encoded by the coding sequence GTGACCCGGGACGCAGCGCGGCCGTCGGTCGCCCTCGACGCCGCCGACCGCGCCATCATCGAACAGCTCCAGCAGGACGGCCGCCGGCCGTACACCCACATCGCCAAGGCCGTCGGCCTGTCCGAGGCGGCCGTGCGCCAGCGGGTCCAGCGCCTGCTCGACGCCGAGGTGATGCAGATCGTGGCCGTCACCGACCCGCTCGCCCTCGGCAAGGCCCGCATGGCGATGATCGGCGTGCGGGTCGAGGGCGACGTGCGCTCGGTGGCCGACGCCGTCGCCGCCTACGACGGCGTCGAGTACGTCGTCTACACCGCCGGCTCCTTCGACCTGCTCGTCGAGGTCCTCGTGAAGGACGACGCCGCCCTGCTCGAGCTGCTGTCCGACGGCCTCCGCATGATCCCCGGCGTCCGCACCACCGAGACGC